taacccactatataatattttacaaaaatattgtcTAATTTTCGGTTGAtataaagggttttccaataagaggtgttattttgaacagcccgctatttcggtaaatgtcacttttgaatctgtcattttttgacatttgacaagtagaaactacgccattaatgatacacgcttcaacaacgcattgaaattattaaaattcactataaaaatagttattattgaaaatcctctccatcctcaacgcgtgactgtttggtgcggtttatggtctggcggcggtgtcattggaccttactttttcgaaaatgaggctggagcaacagttacggtgaatggattgcgctatcgagagatgattaatgattttttatggccggaattggatggtattgatttggacaacgtttactttcaacaagacggcgctacgtgccatacaagcaacgaaaccatctcGATCTTTTATGGGAAAAATTTCCGaaccgtgttatctctcgaagactttttcctttggggccacgtgaatgataaggtctacgccaacagtccagcatcgattcaagacctcaaagatggaattcgtgaggctatcgaggacatagggcagccgctttgcaatttggttacggaaaatttcatgaaatataatttggttctgtaagcgcagtcgtggcggccatttggctgatgttgtgttccattattccttcctctttataataaaataaacatccgatcatttatctcaaaaaatggcattattctttgaatatatcaaaataacaccacttattggaaaaccctatATTTGTATGACTTATTTTAGTTTACTtcttgaataaacaaaattgcagaaacttttaaaattacgTAAGcgaataataaaagcaaaagttacgctttctaaatattatgaattaGTTTTACAGTTCCACGAAGCTGTATCAGAACCTCGAATTATGCGGAAAGTGATAAACTAAatccacaaataaaaattttgtaaactcTAGATcgagtttaaatttaaaattacacaCAGCAACGGAAAGTCGAATAAAGAAACCCGAGCTCTTGGCGTTTCTACCGAAACAATTTGATTGGTGATATTTAATCTGCGTGAAACAGTGAAGAGTCATCTTTAGTTTTGACACATGCCCtggtaaaatattttgtcaaaagCGATTAAAACCATAACAAAAGGAATAGTAAATccaacaatatatttatattttagtaaataaatatgtGGAAAGTGGATCCTGTAAATGAAAGAGatttaatatttcatgaattaataGATGAATGTAAACATGCTGTTCCAGGTGCAAGGTTATCCTATACACTTAGAAATAAGTTAGAAAAATATCCAATAGAAGTACGTAGAGACATAGTGAATCGAGTAAAAGTGGGTTGTTCTCCGTTATTTATCGCCTGTAAAAAAGGACAAACCGAAATTGTTCAGTATCTAATTAAAGTTTCTGCTGCGGATATAGAACAAAAAGGACTATTTGAGGTACAGGAAGATAGGTAAGATGATATCACATATTCACAATCAGTGTAGtatggaataaaatatatatttttgaacaaaataaccATTCGTTATTTTATAGATCCTATTATTTTAATCCTACTCTCATTTATaaatagaagatttttttttactaacaATGCTAATTAGACTTTCATaactttataatatttaatggaattgacaaaaatgattaattacgTAATATCTAGATATTCACCCAAATATCAAGTCCTAACCTTTAAACTAACATACTAATAAATGCTTTTCATCTTATCTATGACTTGAAAAGATTAATAAACAAGGTCACTAACATTATAGTTTTTAATTTGCAGtagataacaaatattttatatgaataatttttatattatcgatattttattcaaaattacagTTCTCAGTtttgcaatgtttttaaattgataatattgtaGTCGGGAAGTAGAAatgtatcattattatttactttctcATCAACCATAAACAAAATCTCAATCACCCATCTTCTCAGATCTGTTAGCAGatcaacttataaaaaaataaattattattattttgccgtgaaatttccaaaatttgcctttaattatttgttaaaatgatGGGGTGGTCTGTTAACTTGAGTATCAAAATAGTGGGCCACCCTCTAGAACATGGCTCTCTTTtttacaataagaaaatatcaTTGCCGACATTGGGGCACGTCGGCATCCGGGGCAAAACGGAAACTTTTTTACATATGAAGTCCAGAATGATTTAATGGTAAGAAATGGTTTTACTCTGTTTTACCCCAGATACAAACAAACCCCGAGGTCGGCAATGATATTTTCGTGAATGGCAAATCAAGAGGCATTTATCTATGTGCTTTGTTACACTTATTGTTTAGAGGGAACTAATATTCCAGGGGGGAACGCCTCATTGATAGTTAAGTTAGTTGGCTACTCTCTGGAATATTGCTTCCCTTTGTAAGGATATTCAAACTGAAATCATAGATAAATGCAGCTACAATTGTCATACAAGAAAATACGCTTAGGGGTTATTTCGTAGGCATTGGGCTTGCTTATCATGGGTTCGGTATTTTTCTAATGAATGATTTTTACTTGATGGATTGTGTTCCTAGTGGTCTGtgattttatgatttattaaagaGTTTGTCATGTTTCCTAGTAGTTTTAgtcaaaaaattcattctagTTTACTGTTTATTAACATGTTGAGAATGGATATCATGACAGTAATTTGTGCAGTCTGGAGAACAACTGAACAATTGTCAGTAGCGGCAACTGTCTTGCACGAATTACAAAAGTACATAGGTGctttttgttcataaatttgatgaaaaaaattgataaattaatggAGATTCCAGCTACTTAGGTTAGGCGTTTTGATAGCTATGACTCGGGGTTGGATATCCTTCTATTTTGATACTCATCCccatcatttttaaaaataattatcggCATATTCTGGGAATTTCACGGCAAAAAACTGCAATTTTTGAGCTtgtcagaatttatttttttataaattggcTCGCCAACTTGACAGACCTCATGTTCTCATATATacttaatgttttatttatgtaatttgtGTTTTAGGACAACCCATGTTGTAACGCCCTTATGGTGTGCAGCAGTTTCAGGAAAACTACAAGTGGTGGAAACTTTAGTTCTTAGTGGAGCAGACATAAATGCTGTATCTGACACGGGATCAACTGCCGTACGGTCAGCCTGTTACATGACAcattttgaaattgtaaaatACTTAGTAGCTCATGGTGCCGATATTAACAGACCCAACTATAATGGTGGCACGTGTTTAATAAATTCAGTACAAAGTGCAGCACTTTGTGAATTTTTGGTAAAGAGTGGAGCCATTATTAATGCGAGGGATATACAGAATAAAAGTGCCCTTCATTATGCCATTCAAGAACACAGGTAAGTTACAcgataaaaattgtacataaaacaaaaattattgtcaatttgAAGATTAGAAACGACGAAATTGTTATTAAGAAACGGTGCCGATTATAATGCAAAATCAAGATATGGTGACGATGCTTTACAAATGGCTTGTCTAAAAGGTGCCGTACGAATTTTCGAATTTCTCGTAATGAACATAGATTACCCTCCGGAAAAATTAGCCAATGCACACGAATTATTGGGAGCCACATTTCTAGATGAACAGAACGACTTAGCTGTTGCTCTACATCATTGGAAAATAGCTATAGCCATCAGACAGAAACATGGTACGTATTAATAATGATTCACAACCAATTTACGACTTTTGTACCTCGATTCAATTGggtttttctttttaatcaaCTTAGCATTGTATCCTAAACAACCAGTGATGCCTCCACAGGAAGGATATAGATACCAGAAAGAATTCGAAACATTAGAGGAGTTAGAGGCTATTGCAGATGATGTTGATTTAGTTCGTACACAGAGTTTGATAATTACAGAAAGGATTTTAGGACCGCATCACAAAGATACTATATTTAGGTgagttttatttacatttttatcgACGTGACCCCTCTACATAAATGTGGCTATAATAAAAAGTCCTAAAAGGACAAATAAAAGGCGTAGCTGGCCTGGGCAGGGCTAAAGATCCATTTCACGAGCCTCAATAAAAGTCCTTTCCTCATTGTAATTTTTGACATTAAGAGCCAGTTTTTGTACTTTCAAGAAATTGTTTCTTGTGGTATTCAGACTAGTAGCCCGAATTACTACCCCATATGTGATAATTGTACTCACGATTGCCTTGTTCATCTACAGTAAGATCTTAGACTAAAATCCTAATTCATCCCAGGGAAGCTTTTGCACACCATCAGCGCTTTTGTGACTTTAGTGGTTATCTTCTTTCCATGTTTGTACTGAAGGAGTTTACTATCTAATGTGAGTCCCAGATATTTCCTTGAGGTTGAGTTTTTTCTTCCTAGTGATTGAAATTATGTAGGACTTATTTGGGTTGACGTTTAGTCCCACCGATCGACATGTATAGTCTTTGAACTATGTCACAGTGTGTTTTCTCAAAGCTCCCTCTTGCATATGTAACTATATTGTGGACATATCCTCAACAGGATATGGAGATTTTAGTCAGCTCGTCTACTACTAAGCTCCACATAAGTGTGTATGAGAATCCCCTTTTTGGACTTCTCCAGTTAGCAGTAACAGAAATGGTGCTGCTCTGCTATTCTAGTAGATAGTCGTCCATCTGGAGATTGTCTTACCTACTCCTCTCGCATCTAATCCTCTTTTGACACCCTCATTGTGAAGCATTGTCAAAGGCACCTTCTATGCCTCAAAACATTCTGAATTCCAAAGTGCAGTTTTGGTAAATTTGCATGATTAGTAAGTCTTCTTTTATACTATTGGTATAAAGGTTACTAAGGCTCTTCTCCAAGGTTCCGGTATGTGGTTTCATCAGTACCACGGTTGTGAAGGTAAGTTTTCTGGTATAGCTCCGCCAGTACTCGGAGCACTTTATTAAGAGGTGCCGTGTTTCAGTGGGGATATACATATTATTGTGTGATTCACCATTATGCTTTATATATAGAAGTTTAACCAAAAATTAGtgtaatttcattgaaatgaattattgttattttcttaaGGTTAATGTATCGAGGTGCATCATATGCGGATGTATTGCGCTATCAACGTTGCATCGATCTCTGGAGGCGAGCTTTACAAATTCGTATTGAAAAAGATTCGATTCTCTACACGGATACCTGTTTTTCTGCTCAAGCTCTAGTTAGACTGATGATGGATTATcactataaatttaattttgccGAAGACAAGAACAAACACCAAAGATTCCATGACGTTATTTCCGTATTTTATCTTTTGACTGAGAATATCGTCGGTACGTTCGATTGTCTTTATGagatattaattcaaaatggaaattccattatttcatttatttttaagggTGAAATTACGTAGTGCAGTCCATGAGTTTTTGACACCATACAGTAAATAGAGTGCATCTTAATCACCAGTTAGTGACTAGTCTCGGTAAGATTTACtcaaagtttcaacttgctaCCTCGATCCATTttacgaaggttgctacttaacttttgaaatatgacaacactgatgtgaatgtgtcaaatctgacattttctataataaaatttgtcatttttaatggTTGGACTTACAAAGAAcgtgttaggttaggttaggttagaataaattgcgaggtaaacgtttttctacacctgaagaagcggttgaggcgttcaaataatatgtttgttttatttgcgACCTTTCTGTGGTTGGGCTAATAACTCATGGACCGCGCTACGTATTTTATGATTCgccttataaataaataaaagttctttTCAGAAATAAGAAAACTTTTAACCATACGCCCTGTGTATAAACGACAAGCggattttttcgataaaatgctGAAATGTATAACTCATTTGATCTACCTTATGATAGAAACCATGACGACGGAAGATCAGAAGGTCCTAGTGAAACGGATCATCAcggattttttaaaaaagaacgTTCGATGCGTAGTGTTGGAGAACACAGTTTTACATTTGTGTGTTTCGAAATTGAACACGATCAGATCTAATTATTTTATGGAAGAGGAACCAAttgtaagtttttttatattttgactcAATTTGTTTCGTTATTTTTCCGTTTTCCAGTCTCGAATTCGGTCCTCTCACAAATGTGCTGGCTGGCCAGACCAGAAATGTGATTCCCACTTGCTCCAAGTATTCACCAACAATTCTGGCAGtatgtggacgagcattatctTACATTTAAATGAATTCCTCACCAATAAATGGAGCAAATGGGATCACAGCCTCTATGAGTACCTCCGAGTTTAATTCCACTCCAAATCATAACTGATCCCCTTTCCAAAGGCCGCGATTCACGAATGGTACATTGAGCAAATAGTCTCCACACTCTGTCTCGCTCGTCTGAGTGGTGTAGACCAAATCAAGTTTCGTCCGTGAGCTCCAGAgtctaatgaaaatattaatcgCGCTGTGTCTACACTAACACGTGTATTTCGAGTTACTTTAAGTCTTGCCCGAACTTCAGGGTGCCTTCAAATGTCGTTTTCTCAATACCGACAGCGTAATAAATCGATCGTCTACTGTCCGTTGTTGTCCTTGGTGGTGTCCACTGTCGGTCCGTCCTCGTTTCGTACATCAAATATTTGTGCTCATACTGTTTCAATTTCAGATGATATTTCCTCAAGAAAACGTAGTGCGTTGTCTGCTAGAATGTGGAGCACCAGTAAATGCAAGAAATGAACAAGGTTTTACCCCACTTCATCTCAGCGTCCTGACTTACAACTATTCTTCCTGGGTGAGTTAATAATTAGTATATCGTAGAGGTTGTTTTATAAAGTATGATGATAGCAGATGTTTGGAAACAGTTGGAAAATTTTAAACCAAAATCTTCGACAAATAGTATTTTGGTAGAATTTTTTGCTATCAAGTATCATGACATATATATCTCTCTCATATTGATTCgtccattgtttttttttatgtaatctGATGTATCAGGAAGTGCTGATATATGGCCGACAATCGTTCttagttgcccacccggtacTGAGAAGGAAGCGTAATGCTGGTCATCAAATTTTCTCACCTTGTAATACCATTATCGGCTTGCAAACGTGAATAAGGAACCCatcattaaattaatataactaGTGAAGATAATGccagtaaaattaaatataaagttgTATTTGTTGCTTAAAACTTAGCAACTAGAGTAAAAGGTAGAAAGCACTTGATGGAAGTTACTcatgaaactaaaaaattgttaagacagttttttgtttctgtttttgcTTTTCTTGCCACAAtaagtgaatattttataactggTGCATATTTATATTGAACTGATGCATAGCTATGACAATTTCCTGGAAAATTCTAAACTTGTGAATCATCAAGTTTTCTCTTGTGGTCTTCATTTATCCTAATAAATGtaatacaatacaattatttgaaatgacTAGCATCACATTCATCCTTATTCATCAGAATCACTGTCGTTTAAATCAGTGACTCTACCATCTGACTCTAACTCAGCGTTTCTGTATGTTTCAAAACGatgtttattgttattgaagtaaataaaataatgaccTCTATAGATATTCGATATTAATAGAATATTCGGGTGtatgtttcttttatttatattatggtGTTTCCTTACAATTGATAGATAATtatcttgtttaattttgtttctaatgacacaatattcaaacttttattttaacatataattaaaaataaaaaatcagtcgtaaaacaccaaaaataaaGCTGGAATAGATCAAAGATATTTCATAATTACcaattttgttttcagttgGTGAGGCTGTTGCTGCAATACGGCGCACACATCGATCAACCGAATGTCATAGGAAAAATACCATTGGACGCCATCAATGATCTCAATAACCAACTACCCACAGATATATTcgtattaaattatttgaatttaaaatgtcTCTGTTCGAGGGTAATTTGTAAATACAAAATTCCGTATAAAAATCAGATAccaaaaacattagaaaattacATACACTTACACGAAccataaaacatattttcaaaaattgttcgcttttaattttgttcatagttattgtatatttattgatatttttattttatcgtgACAATTGGAAAAGACGGTTCAATTTTCGAATGTAATGCAACGTGATTTAAATGACTGCGATTTAgaattaaagaatatataattaaactggaaaatatttttcggaaaaaaatattttgagttaaatattttattcgagtCGATAGAACGAATATATTTCGAATATTGAGAGAACAATAGACATAAAAATCTCgataaagaatatttaaaaaattgtcttgttgaaaaataacaattgtttaaacaatttcgGTTTAAACAATCTAGTACGGGTTTGCCCCATGGCAACATTCATTTATATCATCATTGGGACAACTCGAAGAGGAtcgcataaaaaaattgaaatgcaatAACTTTTGGTACTAATTCCCAGATTCCTCCTGGACTAGAAGACAAAATTCTCGATGTACAATAAAGCAACAAAATTCAAAAGTCGGTGGTTCCGGGGGAGATCTGGGATTAATAAGCCAATGGCGCTACCTTTTAACACGTTCAATGTTAATGGAAAAATTCGTAATTATCCACAAGTGCGTCACGGGGTCAATTGGCCGCGTATTCTTACCTTAGTTTAAATGTATTCAGCTTGctgaaaattgattaatttcgacaaaatcaattattttcccACTCATAGTTTTTATTCAGCAGCAGGACATTGATTCATTAAAAAGTTCATGAATGTTAGCAACAATGTTCGgagattattgaaatttctaacATATATTATTTTCGACCTTTTGATTGAATCCAAAGCCGAAACAAGTTCGAACATTTTTACTTCTTACAGGATCAACTCTAGTGCAAAGTTAGACATGGAGTCAATCAACCACGCACCGCGGGGAACGTGTTAATATAACTTTCGATTGAAATTAAGGGGTTAACATATTAACTGgtcacaaaaatatttcgaaagttTTGTCTGTTTACTGTTCTTTATGTAGTGAAAGATTTGCTCGGTGTTTTACCCTCAAAATAcctacaaatttgaaaaattgcttCGATTTAGATGTTTATAGTTTTTACGGGAGAGATAGCGAGACGAGAGAAGATTTTCAATCTTAAATATTTTCGACAGATGCTTATCAATATAAACGGAATGCGGAATCAATTCATTTCTTCCCTATACAACTTAACTATATCCTAAATGGTATAGTATGATTTCTGAAAATTCTCTAAAGGGTGATGAACTGAGTAACTGTATTTCCTGTTTATATTTTGTTCGTTAGCCATATTTTTACGTCATGAACTGAAAATAAGTGAAGGTGATTTTTGTTGGACCCTCCGGTATTTCCAGTATTATAAATAACCCTCGAATATTTGCTTCACAAAAGTAACGTCGTTTTCGTATTAAAGTATGTAAATTGttataatatgtatatttttgtataaatttatagcacttaagaaaaaatttagtcTTTTCACATTCGAGTGAAATAGACGTAAGAAACGATTGTATCATATCTGAATGTTGATAAAGAAATGTTATATGTTAGCATTTTTTTACACAATTccctttcttatttatatttcgaTTATTGCAGCATGAAACGAGTACAGGGTGACGGTAATAAACACTTCTAAATGAGGTTAGAAAATATCAGTTCCCGAGGTGTGAGATATAGTCTAATATCCGGTTGCAGGATTATTGCACTGCATTGCGTTTTATGGATATTTATAATTAGGTCCTGCTGACAAAACTAAGTTGAATCAAGCAGCTTTAAAACTGAAAACCCTACTCAACAATAATAAAggtgataaaatttaaaactacCTCAAGAATTTAACCGCAACAGAAGCAACTGATTACGACTTGtggaaaacaacgaaaaaactaaatagaCCGCAACTAACAAATCCGCACTCCTAAAGGTCAATGAGCAAAAAGCAGCCAGGATAAAGGCTAACGCAATTCTACAATGCAGTTTTCCAATTTTGTGGAAGGTAGCCCTATACTATACTAATCCCTACGTCAGGAAAACCCCTTGAAGATACTACATCTTACAGACCAATAAGTTTATTACCAGTTATGTTAAAACTTCTTAAAAAACTACTGATTGAGAAAATAGAACCGATTCTAAAGTTGTTTCAAAGGTATACCAATCTTTTGAAGATAAAGAATACTGTTTGACTGCCTTTTTAGATATCGCCTAGACATTCGACAAGGTCTGGTACGATGGACTACTATACAAAATCAGGAAAAACCTTTCGAGCCAAAATCCAAGACTACATCACCACTGAACATCCAATTATGTCAGGAGTGCACTGGGATCATTCATTCAGCTCATTGTATTTTAACCCAAAATGCACTTGTCAAcacaaaagtgaaataaaaatatattcgcAAATCTGAACGACGATTTAACCAGTAGGCACTGATCATAAAACAAGTAAATCTATCCTCAAACTTTCAAGTCATTTGTCAATTAAACTGAACTGAGTTATTTCCGTAAAACAGATTTGGTTCTGCATCGGTGAGggggaaaataaatattcaaattcatcagtaactaatttggaatttctggaaccgttggcgatattcatactgaatacactgttaaCACCAACATTCCCAataacactgtctgacgcgcctttaccttcagtctctgaagacgataacttggttatcgaaacgcgcctcagacagtgtaattgtgagtggtggtgtaaacagtgtaatCAGTACGAATTCATCTGATTTGTGTAAAATTAAGCAGATGTTTCCTATGACAGACAAAATTAggtaaaaaacaataatttaatgaagTGATTTAACAcatttattaaaacaatgatTTATGACAATGGAGACATTGCAGGTTTTTGCTATTTCACTAAACTTTACATTAAAATCacaattttctaaatgtttatTGTAATCAAGCTAATCAAGAGCGAGGCGATAATAACAAATCCgtgatattcaattttcaaactaCTGGAAGAAGTTCTTTGATTGAAACTATCCACGATGTGTATTTTCCAACCCATATTTGCTTGCGTAAATGAGTTGTAATACACTATATCTGGCCAAGATGTATTGGGAGTGAACTCTAGAACTCCAGGATCGcctttttcacaataatatgtTAGAGatcgattgaattttttgaaggaTTCATAATCGTCGTCCAGTCTTCTGTCTTGATTcgttttatgttttgataaaCACAGTGTACCggctgaaaaaaaataaaactcaatattCTTCAAGTGCTAATGATTATGTCAATATATTGAATCCTATTTCTTCTTAAATTCTAACTTTGGTGAATAACagcagaaaaaattaatttaaaagagAAAACACCATAAGCATATCTGTCCAATTCAAAAGAGAAAGAAACTGGTCTTAAGACACTAtcataaaattaagaggttgcaaTGGGCTAAAGATCATAAAAATTGGACCCATGAAGAGTGGGAAAGAGTTTCATAAATCAAAGTTTGAGGGTATAATAGACGAGTATTGGGCGCAGGTCAAATAAGAAAGAAcggatgttagatccatgtgtaatcccACCGTAAAAGATTTCGGAagctcggtgatggtttggggatgttttgaaGGAAGAGCGACTAAAGACCTGATAAAAATTGAGGGTATTGTAAAGAAGGAAGGCTATCAAAgaatattgaaggaaaatgtAGTATGATCTGTCCAGCAGCGCCTGCTCGGCAAAAAATTTAACTACTAGCATGGCAACGATCCCAAACATTCCTTTAATATGTACAGAGAGGAGTATTTGAAAAGGAAGAATGtattgaaagtaatgatttggcctCCACAGTTGCTCTATCTCAACCCAATTGAGTTGTGGCAGAAACCATTGTCTTACTTAAACTTGACACCAAAACGAATGGAATCAAATAAACAACGTAAACGAAGATGATGGCCTAGTAGTGTTCTGCCCTAATGCCAATTCAAAACGACAGAGCTAAAGATGCCATGTGACCTAGACAAATGGAGACTGTTTATCGATTCGtcgaaaaaaaacttaaaacttGTCCTGTTGGCATATTGGAATGACTTTGATCAATTCCAGTTGCATACTTATACGAAAATAATTCTCAGGACTCAGGACGTTGTTTTTTCATAAGAATCACCAAGAATAGTGCCGGGccaaaattaagtttatttacATGTAGTTGGTCTCGGTCTTCCTCTTCTGGAATATTCTACTCCGACTAATACTCTGATTTTTGATTGTGCTTCGTCAGTAAGCCTGTCAAAACCACCATGAGGTTCATCTGTTATGATGAGAGGATGATAATACTCGGGACTGTGGGGGTCGTTGCCTCCATATACTTTAAATGCATAAGAAAGACCACGTCTTAACCAAATCTCAGGAGCCAGGAGTCCGTTTATGTACCATGCTAGAGCTGTTGATGAATGACCTGAAAtatgaattgatttttaatcaGGAGTG
This genomic interval from Diorhabda sublineata isolate icDioSubl1.1 chromosome 7, icDioSubl1.1, whole genome shotgun sequence contains the following:
- the LOC130446729 gene encoding protein fem-1 homolog CG6966, with translation MWKVDPVNERDLIFHELIDECKHAVPGARLSYTLRNKLEKYPIEVRRDIVNRVKVGCSPLFIACKKGQTEIVQYLIKVSAADIEQKGLFEVQEDRTTHVVTPLWCAAVSGKLQVVETLVLSGADINAVSDTGSTAVRSACYMTHFEIVKYLVAHGADINRPNYNGGTCLINSVQSAALCEFLVKSGAIINARDIQNKSALHYAIQEHRLETTKLLLRNGADYNAKSRYGDDALQMACLKGAVRIFEFLVMNIDYPPEKLANAHELLGATFLDEQNDLAVALHHWKIAIAIRQKHALYPKQPVMPPQEGYRYQKEFETLEELEAIADDVDLVRTQSLIITERILGPHHKDTIFRLMYRGASYADVLRYQRCIDLWRRALQIRIEKDSILYTDTCFSAQALVRLMMDYHYKFNFAEDKNKHQRFHDVISVFYLLTENIVEIRKLLTIRPVYKRQADFFDKMLKCITHLIYLMIETMTTEDQKVLVKRIITDFLKKNVRCVVLENTVLHLCVSKLNTIRSNYFMEEEPIMIFPQENVVRCLLECGAPVNARNEQGFTPLHLSVLTYNYSSWLVRLLLQYGAHIDQPNVIGKIPLDAINDLNNQLPTDIFVLNYLNLKCLCSRVICKYKIPYKNQIPKTLENYIHLHEP